The proteins below are encoded in one region of Chloroflexota bacterium:
- a CDS encoding glycosyl hydrolase family 65 protein has product MQALEIAVPPRALPRMRATTDLAEVAHDTLPEAPRDPAWSIRERRFSPATEPSVEARFSVSNGLVGVRGSLEEEASSPHPRTLAAGLFDPLDGDVAVPGLVPAPDYLGLRMYVDGVPIGYETSGVRSQVRTLDLRRAALWREWSYDDGNGGSVRVRTLRFASAVHRALTVHVTEISADHHVELLLHQQCARCDAHLVCVSSSGHRTVWETKNRKRRLYVARSSILERAPGHCERITPTDDGSLLSVRLDPNSPVTLTRIVAMAPDWALGDQEALDATLERACRAGGSRLLDEHVDAWRRRWHASDVEVAGDDRAQRALRFAAYHLLSAANPGSDVASVGARGLTGDAYWGHVFWDTDIFLLPFYTFTWPEAARAMLMYRHRGLDAAREKARRHGYRGALFAWEAGANGEESTPDFVYGPNGSRIEIKTGAEEHHISADVAYAVWQYWRVTGDDAFMRDAGSEIMLETARFWASRAKLHDDGRYHIGRVIGPDEYHEDVDDNAYTNLLARWNLRRGLDVSRIVEERWPERWAELNGALGITKGELRAWRRIASRIAVGVDPVSNVIEQFAGYFGLAPIDLSAFEPRTQPMDVLLGHDAIQRSQVIKQADVVMLLALLEDEFTGRQRVANFRYYEPRCGHGSSLSPAIHALVSARLGDVDLAYRYFQQAASVDLDDALGNAASGIHMATQGGLWQAAVMGFAGLKLSGDGLRLDPRLPSAWRSMAFRVQWQGRQVHFEILQAPRTVNVTLERGEPFTVHVGKRSHVLERGEVWTSARGTRGRQGREAANV; this is encoded by the coding sequence ATGCAAGCGCTCGAGATTGCGGTTCCTCCACGAGCGCTTCCGCGCATGCGCGCCACCACGGATCTGGCTGAGGTGGCGCACGACACGCTTCCCGAAGCGCCGCGCGATCCCGCCTGGAGCATCAGGGAGCGTCGCTTCTCCCCGGCTACGGAGCCGTCCGTAGAGGCCCGATTCTCGGTGTCGAACGGCCTCGTCGGCGTGCGCGGCTCGCTCGAAGAGGAGGCGTCGTCGCCCCACCCGCGGACGCTCGCCGCGGGACTGTTCGATCCCCTGGATGGGGACGTCGCGGTTCCGGGACTCGTTCCCGCGCCCGATTACCTCGGTCTGCGCATGTACGTCGATGGCGTCCCCATTGGATACGAGACGTCAGGGGTGCGGAGCCAGGTCCGCACCCTCGATCTTCGGCGAGCGGCCCTATGGCGTGAATGGTCGTACGATGATGGCAACGGCGGATCGGTCCGCGTGCGGACGCTGCGCTTCGCGTCAGCAGTGCACCGGGCGCTCACCGTCCACGTCACAGAGATCTCCGCGGATCACCATGTGGAGCTTTTGCTCCACCAGCAGTGCGCGCGCTGCGATGCGCATCTCGTTTGCGTCTCCTCAAGCGGGCACCGAACCGTTTGGGAGACCAAGAATCGAAAGCGGCGGCTGTACGTGGCCCGCTCGTCCATCCTCGAGCGCGCTCCCGGCCACTGTGAGCGCATCACGCCCACGGACGATGGGTCGTTGCTGAGCGTTCGTCTCGATCCCAACAGTCCAGTCACTCTCACTCGAATCGTGGCGATGGCGCCCGACTGGGCGCTCGGCGACCAGGAAGCACTCGACGCGACATTGGAGCGCGCGTGCCGCGCGGGCGGGAGTCGGCTCCTCGATGAGCACGTGGATGCCTGGCGGCGGCGCTGGCACGCCAGTGACGTCGAGGTGGCCGGCGATGATCGGGCCCAGCGGGCCCTTCGGTTCGCGGCGTACCATCTTCTCAGCGCAGCGAACCCGGGGAGTGACGTCGCCTCGGTTGGCGCGCGCGGTCTCACCGGCGACGCCTACTGGGGCCACGTGTTCTGGGATACGGACATTTTCCTCCTCCCCTTCTACACCTTCACGTGGCCCGAGGCCGCGCGCGCGATGCTGATGTATCGCCATCGCGGCCTCGACGCAGCCCGAGAAAAGGCGAGACGACATGGGTACCGAGGCGCGCTGTTTGCGTGGGAGGCCGGAGCGAACGGGGAAGAATCCACGCCCGACTTCGTGTACGGACCGAACGGCTCGCGGATCGAGATCAAAACCGGCGCCGAGGAGCACCACATCAGCGCGGACGTCGCGTACGCGGTATGGCAGTACTGGCGGGTAACCGGTGATGACGCGTTCATGCGGGACGCGGGTTCGGAGATTATGCTGGAGACCGCTCGGTTCTGGGCCAGCCGCGCCAAGCTCCACGACGACGGCCGGTACCACATCGGCCGCGTTATTGGCCCGGACGAGTACCATGAGGACGTCGACGACAATGCATACACGAACCTGCTCGCCCGGTGGAACCTCCGCCGGGGGCTCGACGTGTCGCGCATCGTGGAGGAGCGCTGGCCCGAACGATGGGCCGAGCTGAATGGGGCGCTGGGGATCACCAAGGGCGAGCTGCGAGCCTGGCGGCGAATTGCTTCCCGCATCGCAGTCGGTGTCGATCCCGTCAGCAACGTGATCGAACAGTTCGCCGGCTACTTCGGGCTTGCACCCATCGACCTGAGCGCATTCGAGCCGCGCACGCAGCCGATGGACGTACTGCTGGGCCACGACGCAATTCAGCGATCACAAGTCATCAAACAGGCCGACGTCGTCATGCTTCTCGCGCTGCTCGAGGACGAATTCACCGGCCGACAGCGGGTGGCGAACTTCCGCTATTACGAGCCGCGCTGCGGCCACGGAAGCTCGCTTTCCCCCGCGATTCACGCGCTGGTGAGCGCACGTCTCGGAGACGTGGACTTGGCCTACCGGTACTTCCAACAGGCTGCGAGCGTCGACCTCGACGACGCGCTGGGGAACGCGGCGTCCGGGATCCATATGGCGACCCAGGGTGGCCTGTGGCAGGCCGCGGTCATGGGCTTCGCCGGGCTCAAGCTGAGCGGCGACGGATTACGCCTCGACCCGCGCTTGCCATCTGCGTGGCGCTCGATGGCATTCAGAGTCCAGTGGCAAGGACGCCAGGTCCACTTCGAGATCCTGCAGGCGCCACGGACGGTGAACGTCACGCTGGAACGCGGCGAGCCATTCACGGTGCACGTGGGAAAGCGCTCGCACGTTCTTGAGCGTGGTGAGGTGTGGACCAGCGCTCGAGGGACGCGAGGGCGCCAGGGAAGGGAGGCCGCGAATGTCTGA
- a CDS encoding universal stress protein, with amino-acid sequence MSETERGSEHVVLVALDGSSAATAAVPVACTVARQLNAQVEALYVATGEAAETDVRSRLGLNTRDYAHIPLRIAHGDPAEEILRAGEDPRVALVVLATHGRRIRPGGALAPVPRRVAAGTSRPVLLVRPEAAPAQQHLPFFRRLLFPVDGTPTTVDAFATATELAARLGTEIDVLFVVYPKQAAPVERGTMTPPYYVDQPHHEWPAWQTRVAHWIRRHCADLPQETVIRARVVRARNLTEVGEVIARFAAERAADGIVLVRRSHLEHGRAAILRAVLERTPCPVLLVAGEPQRVGRLRQRPREAVA; translated from the coding sequence ATGTCTGAGACCGAACGCGGCTCTGAGCACGTCGTTCTCGTCGCCCTCGACGGATCCTCCGCTGCCACGGCCGCGGTGCCGGTGGCATGCACCGTCGCCCGTCAGCTCAATGCGCAGGTGGAGGCGCTCTACGTCGCGACCGGCGAAGCGGCCGAGACCGATGTGCGGTCGCGCTTGGGGCTGAACACGAGGGACTATGCCCACATCCCGCTGCGTATCGCCCACGGAGACCCCGCGGAGGAGATATTGCGCGCAGGCGAGGATCCGCGTGTCGCGCTCGTTGTCCTCGCGACCCACGGGCGCCGAATCCGCCCAGGGGGCGCTCTCGCTCCGGTCCCGCGGCGCGTGGCCGCTGGCACGAGCCGCCCAGTGCTGTTGGTCCGGCCGGAAGCCGCGCCGGCGCAGCAGCACCTTCCGTTCTTTCGGCGGCTCCTGTTTCCCGTCGATGGGACACCGACCACCGTGGATGCCTTCGCCACCGCGACGGAGCTCGCAGCCCGTCTGGGAACCGAAATCGATGTGCTCTTCGTGGTCTATCCAAAGCAGGCCGCCCCAGTGGAACGCGGAACGATGACGCCACCCTATTACGTCGATCAGCCCCACCACGAATGGCCGGCATGGCAAACGCGCGTTGCGCACTGGATCCGGCGGCATTGCGCGGACCTTCCCCAGGAGACCGTGATTCGCGCGCGAGTCGTCCGGGCTCGTAATCTGACCGAGGTTGGTGAAGTGATCGCCAGGTTTGCGGCCGAGCGGGCCGCGGACGGCATTGTTCTCGTGCGCCGCAGTCACCTTGAACACGGCCGCGCAGCCATCTTGCGCGCCGTTCTGGAACGTACGCCCTGCCCGGTCCTCCTCGTCGCCGGAGAGCCTCAGCGAGTGGGACGCCTCAGGCAACGGCCGCGCGAGGCTGTCGCGTAA